Part of the Chloroflexota bacterium genome is shown below.
GCCGGAGGTCGAGGAAGCGATCTCAGCCTACCGGCGATGCCCGCCGTCACGGAGCGAAGCGTATGCAACGTTGCACACGATCGGCGCCCGTACTACGCTCCAGTGCGATGGCCGACGAATCCCAGCTGCCCCGCCGTCCCCCCGCACCGCTCCGGCCGACCCGGCGGACCGCGTCGCGCCGGGCCATCGCCCGGATCTTCGAGGCTGATCTCTCGGCACCCGTCGTCAACGCCGGTCTGCGGACCTCGAATCCGCGAGAGCTCTCGGAGCGCGTGGCGATGGGCCGTGCCCTCTGGCGCGAGCTCGTCATCGGGTTCGCCTCCCAGCTCGGTGGGCTGCGGCTCGGCTTCACCCAGCTCGCGGCGCTGTACGTCCTCGCCGATGGTGGCGTGACGACCGTCTCCGATCTCGCCGACATGCTCGGCCGGTCACCCTCGGCGACGTCCCGACTCGTCGACGGTCTCGTTCGCCGACGGCTCGTCGAACGTCGGCCGGAGACCGAGGATCGACGCCAGAAGACGCTCACGCTCACGCAGCGTGGACAGGCCCTCCTCCGCGTCGTGGATCGGGCTCGGGCGGACCAGTTCCTCTCCGCGGTGCGGCCGATGCCGCGCGCCGAGCGGGCGCTCATCGCGATGGGCGTCGCGGCGCTCGCGACCCATGCGATCTCGCGCCGAGGCCGCCTCGTCCGGACCCCGCGCGAGTGACGGCCGGCCCATCGCCTCAGCCGGCGAACCGCCGCACGACGTCGTAGAGGACCGGCAGGCCGAAGCGGAGCGCCTCGATCGACACCCGCTCGTCGACCCCGTGGAACAACTCCAGGAAGCGGTCCTCGGGCCTGAGGCGGAGCGGCGAGAACCCGTAGGTGGGCGTGCCGAGCCGGTGGGTGTGCTTGGCGTCCGTCGCGAACGGGGCCATGATCGGGACCGGGACAGCCTCGGGGTCGTGATCACGGAGCGTGTCGGCGAGGAGCCGGTAGAAATCGCTGTCGACGGGGGCCTCCA
Proteins encoded:
- a CDS encoding MarR family transcriptional regulator yields the protein MADESQLPRRPPAPLRPTRRTASRRAIARIFEADLSAPVVNAGLRTSNPRELSERVAMGRALWRELVIGFASQLGGLRLGFTQLAALYVLADGGVTTVSDLADMLGRSPSATSRLVDGLVRRRLVERRPETEDRRQKTLTLTQRGQALLRVVDRARADQFLSAVRPMPRAERALIAMGVAALATHAISRRGRLVRTPRE